One Pseudomonas sp. MH9.2 DNA segment encodes these proteins:
- the arnC gene encoding undecaprenyl-phosphate 4-deoxy-4-formamido-L-arabinose transferase: MKPYPIQCVSIVIPVYNEEQSLPELLRRTEAACAQLHHEFEIVLVDDGSRDNSAQILQDASEREGSSIVAVILNRNYGQHAAIMAGFEQCKGDVVITLDADLQNPPEEIPRLVAQAELGYDVVGTVRNNRQDSAWRRWPSRLINLAVQRSTGVAMSDYGCMLRAYRRTIVDAMLACRERSTFIPILANSFARHTTEVLVPHAEREHGDSKYSPMRLINLMFDLITCMTTTPLRLLSILGFSMAFLGVLFAVLLIGLRLIFGATWAGHGTFVLFAVLFVFTGGQFIGMGLLGEYLGRMYSDVRARPRFFIEKVLRSPSATSAVNANSSHPSSSSTQVTL; the protein is encoded by the coding sequence GTGAAACCTTATCCGATTCAGTGCGTTTCGATCGTCATCCCGGTCTACAACGAAGAGCAGAGCCTGCCTGAGTTGTTGCGCCGCACCGAAGCGGCCTGTGCACAGTTGCACCATGAATTCGAAATCGTTTTGGTCGACGACGGCAGCCGCGACAACTCTGCGCAAATCCTTCAGGACGCCTCGGAGCGTGAAGGCAGCTCCATTGTCGCGGTGATCCTCAATCGCAACTATGGCCAGCACGCGGCCATCATGGCCGGCTTCGAGCAATGCAAAGGCGATGTCGTCATCACTCTGGACGCCGACCTGCAAAACCCGCCGGAAGAAATTCCGCGCCTGGTTGCCCAGGCCGAGCTCGGCTACGACGTGGTGGGCACCGTGCGCAACAACCGTCAGGATTCAGCCTGGCGTCGTTGGCCGTCGCGCTTGATCAATCTGGCCGTGCAACGCTCCACCGGCGTGGCCATGAGCGACTATGGCTGCATGCTGCGGGCGTATCGACGCACGATCGTCGACGCCATGCTGGCCTGCCGCGAGCGCAGTACGTTCATCCCGATTCTGGCCAACAGCTTCGCCCGCCACACCACCGAGGTGCTCGTCCCGCACGCCGAGCGCGAACATGGTGATTCGAAATACAGCCCGATGCGCCTGATCAACCTGATGTTCGACTTGATCACCTGCATGACCACCACGCCCTTGCGCCTGCTGAGCATCCTCGGCTTCAGCATGGCCTTTCTCGGCGTGCTGTTCGCCGTGTTGCTCATCGGTTTGCGCCTGATTTTCGGCGCCACCTGGGCTGGCCACGGCACCTTTGTTTTGTTTGCTGTGCTGTTCGTGTTCACCGGCGGCCAGTTCATCGGCATGGGACTGTTGGGCGAATACCTGGGCCGCATGTACAGCGATGTCCGGGCCCGCCCGCGTTTTTTCATCGAAAAAGTGCTGCGCAGCCCGTCCGCGACGTCCGCTGTAAATGCTAACAGCTCACACCCGTCTTCATCTTCCACTCAGGTCACGTTATGA
- a CDS encoding ABC transporter ATP-binding protein, with translation MSFVSVDHLQKSYAGTAVFSDINCDIRKGEFVTLLGPSGCGKSTLLRCIAGLTAVDGGKILLDGQDIVPLSPQKRGIGMVFQSYALFPNMTVEQNIAFGLRMQKVNADDSRTRVAEVLKLVELNDFAARYPHQLSGGQCQRVALARSLVTRPRLLLLDEPLSALDARIRKHLREQIRQIQRELGLTTIFVTHDQEEALTMSDRIFLMNQGRIVQSGDAETLYTAPIDVFAAGFIGNYNLLDADSASRLLQRPINSRLAIRPEAIELSLTGDLDGEVRSHSLLGNVIRYRIEARGVELVVDVLNRSAADLHPNGRRVALAIDPSALCEVA, from the coding sequence ATGAGCTTCGTCAGCGTCGATCACCTGCAAAAGAGCTACGCCGGCACCGCCGTGTTCAGCGACATCAACTGCGACATCAGGAAAGGCGAGTTCGTGACACTGCTCGGCCCTTCCGGGTGCGGCAAATCCACCCTGTTGCGCTGTATTGCCGGCCTGACCGCGGTTGATGGCGGCAAGATCCTGCTCGACGGCCAGGACATTGTCCCGCTCAGCCCGCAGAAGCGCGGCATCGGCATGGTGTTCCAGAGCTATGCGCTGTTCCCCAACATGACCGTCGAACAAAACATCGCGTTCGGCCTGCGCATGCAAAAGGTCAACGCCGACGACAGCCGCACGCGAGTCGCCGAAGTGCTGAAACTGGTCGAACTGAACGACTTCGCCGCACGCTACCCGCACCAACTGTCTGGTGGCCAGTGCCAACGGGTTGCGCTGGCGCGCTCGCTAGTGACCCGGCCACGCCTGCTGTTGCTCGATGAACCGCTGTCGGCGCTGGATGCACGGATTCGTAAACACCTGCGCGAACAGATTCGTCAGATCCAGCGTGAATTGGGACTGACGACGATTTTCGTGACCCACGATCAGGAAGAAGCGCTGACCATGTCAGACCGGATCTTCCTGATGAACCAGGGCCGGATCGTCCAAAGCGGCGATGCTGAAACCCTATACACCGCGCCGATCGACGTGTTTGCCGCCGGCTTTATCGGCAACTACAACCTGCTCGACGCCGACAGCGCCAGCCGCTTGCTGCAACGGCCGATCAACAGCCGTCTGGCGATTCGTCCGGAAGCCATCGAGCTGAGCCTGACCGGCGACCTCGACGGCGAAGTGCGCAGCCACAGCCTGTTGGGCAACGTGATCCGTTACCGGATCGAAGCCCGAGGCGTGGAACTGGTGGTCGACGTACTGAACCGTTCAGCGGCTGATTTGCACCCCAATGGACGTCGAGTGGCCTTGGCTATCGATCCGTCGGCGCTGTGTGAAGTAGCCTAA
- a CDS encoding YkvA family protein: MKTPWNLIRFLPMAQRLLSRGRLPALIFAVARKGARQGDRLGKLKDDLRLLQALCLAYWRGEYRAVSPKAMLSVVAGLMYFLSPFDAVPDWIPGIGMLDDIAVLAWVMKSLESELNAFRAWRARQAPEKLVVVERLPATPELLVLEHRKP; the protein is encoded by the coding sequence ATGAAAACACCTTGGAATTTGATTCGTTTTTTACCCATGGCTCAGCGCTTGCTCAGTCGTGGGCGTTTGCCAGCCTTGATCTTTGCTGTTGCACGCAAGGGCGCCAGGCAGGGTGACCGTTTGGGTAAGCTCAAGGATGACCTGCGCTTGCTGCAGGCCCTGTGCCTGGCCTATTGGCGCGGTGAGTACCGAGCTGTCAGCCCCAAGGCGATGCTCTCGGTGGTGGCGGGGTTGATGTATTTCCTCAGCCCGTTCGATGCCGTGCCGGACTGGATACCCGGGATCGGCATGCTCGATGACATCGCAGTGCTGGCTTGGGTCATGAAAAGCCTGGAAAGTGAGCTGAATGCCTTTCGAGCGTGGCGAGCCAGGCAGGCACCGGAGAAACTTGTCGTCGTCGAACGATTGCCCGCAACACCGGAGCTCCTGGTGCTAGAGCATCGCAAACCCTGA
- a CDS encoding helix-turn-helix transcriptional regulator, translating into MDLQIITRDGEPEYAVLPWAQYQALLKAAGISDTTVQHSPQPPEVAPVDHPGFDQLGALRAAKGLEVAQLARAVGISPSYLDLIESGERLPDAAIRRSLAWELGVPGWGGES; encoded by the coding sequence ATGGATCTTCAGATAATTACACGTGATGGAGAGCCAGAGTACGCAGTTTTGCCTTGGGCTCAGTATCAGGCTCTGCTCAAAGCGGCCGGGATCTCGGACACAACCGTTCAACACTCGCCGCAACCGCCTGAGGTCGCGCCTGTCGATCATCCCGGCTTTGATCAGTTGGGTGCCTTGCGCGCCGCCAAAGGCCTGGAAGTTGCGCAGTTGGCGCGTGCAGTCGGGATAAGTCCGTCGTATCTGGACTTGATCGAAAGTGGCGAGCGATTGCCGGATGCGGCCATTCGCCGAAGCCTGGCCTGGGAATTGGGTGTCCCTGGCTGGGGGGGTGAGTCATGA
- the arnB gene encoding UDP-4-amino-4-deoxy-L-arabinose aminotransferase, with translation MSQSFLPFSRPSIGDEEIAAVEQVLRSGWITTGPKNQELEQQFAERVGCRHAVALSSATGAMHVTLLALGIGPGDEVITPSQTWVSTANMICLLGATPVFVDVDRDTLMTDLAAIEAAITPRTKAIIPVHYAGAAFDLDPLYALAERHGIMVIEDAAHAAGTLYRGRAVGAQGTAIFSFHAIKNMTCAEGAMFVSDDENLANRVRMLKFHGLGVDAYDRMTHGRKPQAMVIEPGFKYNLADMNAAIALVQLKRLDEINAKREVLAQAYLKRLADLPVQPLLLPSYPQQHAWHLFILRIDAERCGLDREAFMKGLQEQNIGTGIHFIATHLHTYYRKQFPSVQLPNTEWNSARLCSIPLFPDMTLDDVERVACAIETTLERSL, from the coding sequence ATGAGCCAGAGCTTTCTCCCCTTTTCCCGCCCGAGTATCGGTGACGAAGAAATTGCCGCCGTCGAGCAGGTTTTACGCTCCGGCTGGATTACCACAGGCCCGAAAAACCAGGAGCTTGAACAGCAATTTGCCGAACGCGTGGGCTGTCGTCACGCCGTCGCGCTCTCGTCCGCCACCGGCGCGATGCATGTCACGTTGCTCGCCCTGGGCATTGGCCCTGGCGATGAGGTGATTACCCCGTCGCAAACCTGGGTGTCCACCGCCAACATGATCTGCCTGCTCGGCGCGACCCCGGTTTTCGTGGACGTCGACCGCGATACCCTGATGACTGACCTCGCCGCCATCGAAGCCGCCATCACCCCGCGTACCAAAGCCATCATCCCGGTGCATTACGCCGGGGCCGCCTTTGATCTGGACCCCCTCTACGCACTGGCCGAGCGTCACGGCATCATGGTGATCGAAGATGCCGCTCACGCAGCGGGCACTCTTTACCGGGGACGTGCGGTCGGCGCGCAAGGCACTGCCATTTTCTCGTTCCACGCGATCAAAAACATGACCTGCGCCGAAGGTGCGATGTTCGTCAGCGATGACGAGAACCTCGCCAACCGGGTCCGCATGCTCAAGTTTCACGGGCTCGGCGTGGACGCCTACGACCGCATGACCCATGGCCGCAAACCGCAGGCGATGGTCATTGAGCCAGGGTTCAAGTACAACCTGGCCGACATGAACGCCGCCATTGCCCTGGTGCAGCTCAAGCGCCTCGACGAGATCAATGCCAAGCGCGAGGTCCTGGCCCAAGCCTACCTCAAGCGCCTGGCAGACTTGCCGGTCCAGCCGCTTCTGCTGCCAAGCTATCCGCAGCAGCACGCCTGGCACCTGTTCATTCTGCGCATCGATGCCGAGCGCTGTGGCCTGGACCGCGAGGCGTTCATGAAAGGCTTGCAGGAGCAGAACATTGGCACCGGCATTCATTTTATCGCCACCCACCTGCACACCTATTACCGCAAGCAGTTCCCGTCGGTCCAGTTGCCCAACACCGAATGGAACTCGGCACGCCTGTGCTCGATCCCGCTGTTTCCCGACATGACCCTCGACGACGTCGAGCGCGTTGCGTGTGCTATTGAAACCACTCTGGAACGAAGCCTGTGA
- a CDS encoding sel1 repeat family protein codes for MNPSLWRLRARLSYLLARRLFHWSWFVQQPRGWQWLEGQFSRMANLGDVGAQSFYGHILTFRGQGLGAREEGVRLLRLAALGGDGKSAYQLGVLSLAGDTRKAPDAVDAAQWWGMAVEARHPLAAIKLSQLYQQGGPGLPPDLDRAKAFQAHTR; via the coding sequence GTGAATCCAAGTCTGTGGCGTTTACGAGCACGATTGAGCTACTTGCTGGCTCGGCGGTTATTCCATTGGTCGTGGTTCGTGCAACAACCTCGAGGCTGGCAATGGCTCGAAGGTCAATTCTCGCGTATGGCGAATCTGGGAGATGTTGGCGCTCAGAGCTTCTACGGCCATATCCTGACGTTTCGCGGTCAAGGTTTGGGTGCTCGCGAGGAAGGCGTGCGTCTGTTGCGTCTGGCCGCGTTGGGGGGTGATGGCAAGTCGGCTTACCAGCTCGGCGTGTTGAGCCTGGCGGGTGACACACGCAAGGCCCCTGATGCTGTCGATGCCGCTCAATGGTGGGGCATGGCAGTCGAGGCCAGGCATCCACTGGCGGCCATCAAACTGTCGCAGTTGTACCAACAGGGCGGCCCCGGCTTACCCCCCGATCTGGATCGTGCCAAAGCGTTTCAGGCCCATACCCGGTAG
- a CDS encoding bifunctional diguanylate cyclase/phosphodiesterase produces MTVTEQLSALSSILAHRDLHSLFQPILSLSDRRILGYEALTRGPSNSPLHSPISLFAVARQAGRLSELELAARECACRRFSEQKLEGKLFLNVSPESLLEPAHPPGRTLELLNAYGISPSQVVIELTEQTPTEDFELLYNALHHYRDMGFSIAMDDLGAGYSSLRLWSELRPDYVKIDRHFIDGIHQDAVKREFVGSMLQMAKASRAIVIAEGIELPEELAVLIDMGVDLVQGYLLCRPQEHPPRDARALLPKLDPTVPALNEDACDLSALLNEQPAVNQSTATAAVLEYFRKQANLNSLAVLDEQSQPCGIVHRHSLSEALLKPFATDLFARKPISRLMSDDFLAVELNQSLQQVSRLLTSRARQRIEEDFIITLNGCYLGLGRVIDVLKLITELKIQQARYANPLTLLPGNVPIQQCLTRLLQQGHESMICYVDIDSFKPFNDIYGYGRGDEVLLCLAQCLNDRIDPSRDFVGHIGGDDFLMVLGSEDWRKRLNLLLEDFQNQCRRFYRAEHLESSCFTALNRQGQRQDFPLLSLSIGVVHLHPDACADLDASQLAEMASQAKHHAKNVAGPSVHVIDTLDCEAFLAR; encoded by the coding sequence ATGACCGTCACTGAACAGCTGAGCGCACTGAGTTCAATTCTGGCTCACCGCGATTTGCACAGCTTGTTCCAACCGATATTGTCGCTGTCGGACCGCCGGATTCTCGGCTATGAAGCCTTGACCCGAGGCCCGTCCAACAGTCCCCTGCATTCGCCCATCAGCTTATTCGCAGTGGCCCGCCAAGCTGGGCGGCTCAGCGAGCTGGAACTGGCTGCGCGCGAATGTGCCTGTCGGCGTTTCAGCGAACAGAAACTTGAGGGCAAGCTGTTCCTCAACGTTTCACCCGAGTCGCTGCTGGAACCAGCTCACCCGCCAGGTCGTACCCTGGAGTTGCTGAACGCCTACGGCATTTCTCCCAGCCAGGTGGTGATCGAGCTGACCGAGCAGACACCCACTGAAGATTTCGAGCTGCTGTACAACGCACTGCATCACTACCGGGATATGGGCTTTTCCATCGCCATGGACGACCTGGGTGCGGGATATTCCAGCCTACGCCTGTGGTCGGAGTTGCGCCCGGACTACGTAAAAATTGATCGACACTTTATCGACGGTATTCATCAGGATGCCGTCAAGCGCGAGTTCGTCGGTTCCATGCTGCAGATGGCCAAGGCCTCCAGAGCGATTGTGATCGCTGAAGGCATTGAACTGCCGGAAGAGCTCGCAGTGCTGATCGACATGGGCGTGGATCTGGTTCAGGGCTATCTGCTCTGTCGCCCGCAAGAACATCCTCCGCGTGACGCCCGCGCGCTGTTACCCAAGCTCGACCCAACGGTACCGGCGTTGAACGAAGACGCCTGTGACCTGAGCGCTCTGCTCAACGAACAACCCGCAGTCAATCAGTCCACAGCGACCGCCGCCGTCCTTGAGTACTTTCGCAAACAAGCCAACCTCAACTCCCTGGCAGTGCTGGACGAGCAGTCGCAACCTTGCGGCATCGTGCATCGGCACTCATTGTCCGAGGCTCTGCTAAAACCTTTCGCTACCGACCTGTTCGCGCGCAAACCGATCAGCCGCCTGATGAGCGACGACTTTCTTGCTGTCGAGCTGAACCAGTCCTTGCAGCAGGTCAGTCGCCTGCTGACCAGTCGCGCCCGGCAGCGTATCGAAGAGGATTTCATCATCACCCTCAATGGCTGCTACCTGGGTCTTGGGCGGGTGATTGACGTGCTGAAACTGATCACTGAACTGAAAATACAGCAAGCTCGCTACGCTAACCCGCTGACTTTGTTGCCCGGAAACGTGCCGATCCAGCAATGCCTGACCCGCTTGCTGCAACAGGGCCATGAGTCAATGATCTGCTACGTGGATATCGACAGTTTCAAACCGTTCAACGATATCTACGGCTACGGACGTGGCGACGAAGTATTGCTCTGCCTGGCGCAGTGCCTGAACGACCGGATCGACCCGAGCCGCGACTTTGTCGGACACATTGGCGGTGATGATTTCTTGATGGTCCTAGGTTCCGAAGACTGGCGCAAACGCCTGAATCTTTTGCTAGAGGACTTTCAGAATCAGTGCCGGCGCTTCTATCGAGCCGAGCATCTGGAGTCGAGCTGTTTCACTGCCCTCAATCGTCAGGGTCAGCGCCAGGACTTCCCACTGTTATCGCTGTCCATAGGCGTCGTCCACCTGCACCCCGATGCCTGTGCAGATCTGGATGCCAGTCAACTCGCAGAAATGGCGTCACAAGCCAAGCACCACGCAAAGAACGTTGCAGGCCCCAGCGTGCACGTCATCGACACACTGGACTGCGAAGCATTTTTGGCACGCTAA
- a CDS encoding FKBP-type peptidyl-prolyl cis-trans isomerase: MKQHRLAAAVALVGLVLAGCDSHTNVELKTPAQKASYGIGLNMGKSLAQEGMDDLDSKAVAQGIEDAVGKKEQKLKDDELVEAFAALQKRAEERMAKMSEESAAAGKKFLAENGKRKEVTTTASGLQYEIIKKADGPQPKPTDVVTVHYEGKLTDGKVFDSSVERGSPIDLPVSGVIPGWVEGLQLMHVGEKIKLYIPSDLAYGAQSPSPTIPANSVLVFDLELLAIKDPAAAAAEAPEEPAAK, from the coding sequence ATGAAACAGCATCGGTTGGCGGCGGCGGTAGCCCTGGTAGGTCTGGTACTCGCGGGTTGTGACTCGCATACCAACGTAGAGCTGAAAACCCCGGCGCAAAAAGCTTCTTACGGTATCGGCTTGAACATGGGCAAAAGCCTGGCTCAGGAAGGTATGGATGATCTGGACTCCAAAGCGGTAGCCCAAGGCATCGAAGACGCCGTCGGCAAAAAAGAACAGAAGCTCAAGGATGATGAGCTGGTCGAAGCCTTTGCTGCCCTGCAAAAGCGGGCTGAAGAGCGTATGGCCAAAATGAGCGAAGAGTCGGCAGCCGCCGGCAAGAAATTCCTGGCAGAGAACGGCAAGCGTAAAGAAGTGACCACCACCGCTTCCGGTCTGCAATACGAAATCATCAAGAAAGCCGATGGCCCTCAGCCTAAGCCGACCGACGTAGTGACTGTTCACTACGAAGGCAAGCTAACTGACGGCAAAGTCTTCGACAGCTCCGTTGAACGCGGCAGCCCGATTGATCTGCCGGTAAGCGGCGTGATCCCTGGCTGGGTTGAAGGCCTGCAACTGATGCACGTTGGCGAGAAAATCAAACTCTACATCCCTAGTGACCTGGCTTACGGCGCGCAAAGCCCAAGCCCGACGATCCCTGCCAACTCCGTTCTGGTCTTCGATCTGGAACTGTTGGCTATCAAGGATCCTGCCGCTGCAGCAGCAGAAGCTCCTGAAGAGCCAGCCGCCAAGTAA
- a CDS encoding carboxy terminal-processing peptidase, with product MKHFFPSTALAFFIGLSVLPLSANTFAANSWDNLQPDREEVIASLNVVELLKRHHYSKPPLDDKRSVIIYESYLKLLDPSRSYFMAGDITEFDKWRTQFDDFLKSGDLNPGFTIYKRYLDRVKSRLNFALAELDKGVGKFDFTTQETLLVERKDAPWAKTTAELDDLWRKRVKDEVLRLRIAGKEPKAIQELLTKRYKNQLSRLEQTRSEDVFQAYINTFAMSYDPHTNYLSPDSAENFDINMSLSLEGIGAVLQSDNDNVKIVRLVPAGPAAKTKQVAPADKIIGVAQADKEMVDVIGWRLDEVVKLIRGPKGSVVRLEVIPASNAPNDQTSKIVAITREAVKLEEQAAKKSILNLKQDGHDYKLGVIEIPAFYLDFKAYRAGDPEYKSTTRDVKKLLTELQADKVDGVVIDLRNNGGGSLQEATELTSLFIDKGPTVLVRNSDGKVDVLEDEAKGAFYKGPMALLVNRLSASASEIFAGAMQDYHRALIIGGQTFGKGTVQTIQPLNHGELKLTLAKFYRVSGQSTQHQGVLPDIAYPSIIDTKEIGESALPEAMSYDTIRPAIKPVVDPFKPFLAQLKTRHDERSSKDPEFVFIENRLLLAQKLMAEKTVSLNEAERRAQHTDIEGKQLALENTRRKAKGEEPLKELKKEDEDALPAEDKTKPEDDAYLAETGRILLDYLSLNAAIAKK from the coding sequence ATGAAGCATTTTTTCCCCAGCACCGCGCTTGCCTTTTTCATTGGCCTCAGCGTGTTGCCGCTGTCCGCCAATACGTTCGCAGCCAATAGCTGGGATAACCTTCAGCCAGATCGCGAAGAGGTCATTGCCAGTCTTAACGTTGTAGAGTTGCTCAAAAGGCATCACTACAGCAAGCCGCCGCTGGACGATAAGCGTTCGGTCATCATCTACGAAAGCTATCTGAAGCTGCTGGACCCGTCCCGTAGCTACTTCATGGCCGGTGATATTACCGAATTCGACAAGTGGCGCACGCAGTTCGACGATTTTCTCAAGAGCGGCGACCTGAATCCCGGCTTCACCATCTACAAGCGCTATCTGGATCGCGTCAAATCGCGCCTGAATTTTGCCTTGGCAGAACTGGACAAGGGCGTCGGCAAGTTCGATTTCACCACCCAGGAAACCTTGCTCGTAGAGCGCAAGGATGCCCCGTGGGCCAAGACTACTGCCGAACTGGACGATCTGTGGCGCAAACGCGTCAAGGATGAAGTCTTGCGGTTGAGAATTGCCGGCAAAGAACCCAAAGCGATTCAAGAGCTGCTGACCAAGCGCTACAAGAATCAACTGTCGCGTCTGGAGCAGACCCGTAGCGAAGATGTGTTCCAGGCCTACATCAACACCTTCGCCATGTCTTACGATCCGCACACCAACTACCTGTCGCCTGACAGCGCGGAAAATTTCGACATCAACATGAGCCTGTCGCTGGAAGGCATCGGCGCCGTGTTGCAGAGCGATAACGACAACGTCAAAATCGTGCGCCTGGTACCGGCTGGCCCTGCCGCCAAAACCAAGCAAGTCGCCCCGGCGGACAAGATAATTGGCGTGGCCCAGGCCGACAAAGAGATGGTCGACGTGATCGGCTGGCGTCTGGACGAGGTGGTTAAACTGATTCGTGGGCCTAAAGGCTCGGTCGTGCGCCTGGAAGTGATTCCGGCCAGCAATGCGCCTAATGACCAGACCAGCAAAATCGTCGCGATCACCCGCGAAGCGGTCAAGCTTGAAGAGCAGGCGGCGAAGAAGTCGATCCTCAACCTCAAGCAGGATGGCCACGACTACAAACTCGGCGTCATCGAAATTCCGGCGTTCTATCTGGACTTCAAGGCCTATCGTGCTGGCGACCCGGAATATAAGAGCACCACGCGTGACGTGAAGAAACTGCTGACTGAACTGCAAGCCGACAAAGTCGATGGTGTTGTCATCGACCTGCGTAACAACGGCGGCGGCTCGTTGCAGGAAGCCACGGAATTGACCAGCCTGTTCATCGACAAAGGCCCTACCGTGCTGGTTCGCAACAGCGACGGCAAGGTCGATGTCCTTGAAGACGAAGCCAAAGGCGCGTTCTATAAGGGCCCTATGGCGTTGCTGGTCAACCGCCTGTCTGCCTCGGCCTCGGAGATTTTCGCCGGCGCCATGCAGGACTATCACCGCGCGTTGATCATCGGTGGCCAGACCTTCGGTAAAGGCACCGTACAAACCATTCAGCCGCTCAACCATGGCGAACTGAAACTGACGCTGGCCAAGTTCTACCGGGTTTCCGGCCAGAGCACCCAGCACCAGGGTGTACTGCCAGACATCGCGTACCCGTCGATCATCGACACCAAAGAAATCGGCGAGAGCGCGCTGCCCGAAGCCATGTCGTACGACACCATCAGACCGGCCATCAAGCCTGTCGTCGATCCGTTCAAGCCGTTCCTCGCGCAACTCAAGACGCGGCATGATGAGCGCTCGTCGAAGGACCCGGAGTTCGTCTTCATCGAGAACCGCTTGCTCTTGGCGCAAAAGCTGATGGCAGAGAAAACGGTTAGCCTCAACGAAGCCGAGCGTCGCGCTCAACACACCGACATCGAAGGCAAGCAGCTGGCTCTGGAAAACACCCGCCGCAAGGCCAAAGGTGAAGAGCCGCTCAAAGAGCTGAAGAAAGAAGATGAGGACGCGCTACCAGCAGAAGACAAGACCAAACCCGAGGATGACGCCTACCTGGCCGAAACCGGGCGCATCCTGCTCGACTACCTGAGTTTGAACGCCGCTATCGCAAAAAAGTAA
- a CDS encoding HAD family hydrolase, giving the protein MALAIFDLDETLIHGDCASLWSEQMGRLGWVDAESFMRRNNELMAAYSAGELAMEEYMTFSLEPMAGRTPEEVAHLVGPWVEDVIEPIIFSEACRAIAAHRAAGDRILVISASGTHLVKPIAERLGIDEVLGIELEVKHGVYSGATLGVLTYREGKVTRLLEWLQNEGETLEGSSFYSDSRNDLALLLKVQYPRVVNPDPVLREHAEKASWPIHSWK; this is encoded by the coding sequence ATGGCGTTAGCGATTTTTGATTTGGACGAAACCTTGATCCACGGCGACTGTGCCAGCTTGTGGAGCGAACAAATGGGTCGACTCGGCTGGGTGGACGCTGAGTCGTTCATGCGCCGTAACAATGAACTGATGGCCGCGTACAGCGCAGGCGAACTGGCGATGGAGGAGTACATGACCTTCAGCCTGGAGCCCATGGCCGGTCGCACGCCGGAAGAAGTCGCGCACCTGGTAGGTCCTTGGGTCGAAGACGTGATCGAACCGATCATCTTCAGCGAGGCCTGCCGGGCCATCGCCGCCCATCGAGCGGCCGGTGACCGGATTTTAGTGATATCGGCGTCAGGCACGCACCTAGTCAAACCCATCGCCGAACGACTGGGCATCGACGAAGTACTGGGGATCGAACTGGAGGTCAAACATGGCGTCTACAGCGGCGCGACATTGGGCGTACTGACCTACCGCGAAGGCAAGGTCACGCGCTTGCTGGAGTGGTTGCAAAACGAAGGCGAGACGCTGGAAGGCTCCAGTTTCTACTCGGATTCACGCAATGACCTGGCGCTGCTGCTCAAGGTCCAATACCCCCGCGTCGTCAACCCGGACCCGGTACTGCGCGAGCATGCAGAAAAGGCCAGCTGGCCGATTCATAGCTGGAAGTGA
- a CDS encoding zinc-binding dehydrogenase produces the protein MKALQGVDGHVEWVEQPDLTCDVGQVRIRIAAAGLNRADLLQRAGLYPPPPGASKTLGMECSGVISEVGSGSSWHVGDRVCALLAGGGMAEEVVVDGRHVLPVPEGMSLPEAAGIPEVYATAWLNLFQLAALKPGEKVLLHAGASGVGSAGIQLCKAFGNPVWVSVGSAERLAYCEALGAQGGVVRSDNLESLKDLGPFDVILDPVGANYAALNIKVLNVDGRLVLIGLMGGREAQLDLAQVLVKRVQILGSTLRSRDDQFKADLLSDLSQHVWPLFVEGRLKPQLARTFPIKDAESAFAELATNQVSGKLVLVIDESLV, from the coding sequence GTGAAGGCATTGCAAGGCGTTGACGGACATGTGGAATGGGTAGAACAACCCGATCTGACATGTGATGTAGGGCAAGTACGCATTCGGATCGCTGCTGCGGGTCTCAATCGCGCGGATCTATTGCAGCGGGCCGGGCTGTATCCGCCACCGCCGGGAGCCAGTAAAACCCTCGGGATGGAGTGCTCCGGGGTGATCAGCGAAGTCGGTTCGGGTTCGTCCTGGCACGTAGGGGACAGAGTCTGCGCGCTGCTCGCAGGTGGTGGCATGGCTGAAGAGGTCGTAGTCGACGGACGGCATGTGCTGCCGGTTCCCGAAGGCATGTCTTTGCCGGAAGCGGCAGGTATCCCCGAGGTGTACGCCACTGCGTGGCTGAATCTGTTTCAACTGGCTGCATTGAAGCCGGGTGAAAAGGTATTGCTGCACGCCGGGGCAAGTGGTGTTGGTTCAGCTGGCATTCAGCTTTGCAAGGCGTTCGGCAACCCGGTATGGGTGAGCGTCGGCTCTGCCGAACGTCTGGCGTATTGCGAAGCGCTGGGGGCTCAGGGTGGGGTTGTGCGCAGCGACAACCTCGAAAGCTTGAAAGACCTCGGCCCGTTCGACGTCATTCTCGATCCAGTAGGTGCCAACTACGCGGCCTTGAACATCAAAGTGCTGAACGTTGATGGGCGATTGGTACTGATCGGTTTGATGGGCGGGCGCGAAGCGCAACTGGACCTGGCGCAAGTGCTGGTCAAGCGTGTGCAGATACTGGGTTCGACCCTGCGTAGCCGTGATGATCAATTCAAAGCGGATTTGCTCAGTGATCTGAGTCAGCACGTGTGGCCGTTGTTTGTCGAAGGACGCCTCAAGCCGCAACTGGCCAGAACGTTCCCGATCAAAGACGCCGAATCTGCCTTCGCCGAGCTGGCGACCAATCAGGTGTCAGGCAAACTGGTGTTGGTGATCGACGAAAGTCTGGTCTGA